A genome region from Naumovozyma castellii chromosome 5, complete genome includes the following:
- the UTP7 gene encoding Utp7p (ancestral locus Anc_7.275) encodes MAGNTERRRAPKQRDNQRKFERPDRSSKSNNNSYKKTKDKKLKGGLRRIDDQYKQAVSSAAATEYLLPETTGFMEAEDEMEKTFKVRQSEIKSGVDVTTANKALDLQLKEFGPYGVNFTRNGTHMLICGKKGHVASMEWRKGELRAELNLNETCNAATYLQNEQFFAVAQKKYTFIYDHEGVELHRLKQHIEAKHLQFLPYHYLLATAGETGWLKYQDVSTGQLVSELRTKLGPTTAMTQNPWNAVMHLGHSNGTVTLWSPSMPDPLVRLLSARGPINSIAIDRSGYNMVTVGADKSMKIWDIRNFKELHTIENLPTPGTNVTISDTGLLAMTRGPHVTLWKDAFKSRPCFGSMGGQSNRNTPYMSQLFPGNKVNNLQFVPFEDLLSVGHNTGITNLIIPGAGEANYDALEINPFETTKQRQEQEVRTLLNKLPADTITLDPNVIGTVEKGASTTRLSAKDLAEITNQSLNKSKENKDIPDIKPEVKGKNSGLRSFLRKKTQNVIDERKVRVQKQLEKEKGNRKRIQQIKNGEISEDHKDLVDEALGRFN; translated from the coding sequence ATGGCTGGAAACAcagaaagaagaagggcTCCCAAGCAGAGGGATAATCAAAGGAAATTTGAAAGGCCAGACAGAAgttcaaaatcaaataataattcataCAAGAAGACGAAGgataagaaattgaaaggaGGTCTACGTAGAATTGATGATCAATATAAACAGGCTGTATCTTCTGCTGCGGCTACGgaatatcttcttcctGAAACCACTGGTTTTATGGAAGCCGAAGATGAGATGGAAAAAACGTTCAAAGTAAGACAATCAGAGATTAAATCTGGTGTAGATGTAACCACTGCAAATAAAGCTTTAGACCTTCAATTGAAGGAATTTGGCCCCTATGGGGTTAATTTCACCAGGAATGGGACTCACATGCTAATATGCGGGAAGAAAGGTCATGTGGCATCCATGGAATGGAGGAAAGGTGAACTTCGTGCTGAATTGAACTTAAATGAAACATGTAATGCGGCTACCTATCTACAAAATGAACAATTTTTTGCTGTTGcacaaaagaaatataCTTTCATTTATGATCATGAAGGTGTAGAATTACATCGTTTGAAACAACATATAGAGGCAAAAcatttacaatttttacCATACCATTATTTACTAGCTACCGCTGGTGAAACGGGTTGGTTGAAATACCAGGACGTCTCTACAGGTCAATTAGTTTCCGAATTAAGAACTAAATTAGGTCCTACAACCGCAATGACTCAAAACCCTTGGAATGCTGTAATGCATCTCGGTCATAGCAATGGGACTGTAACATTATGGTCACCATCTATGCCTGACCCACTGGTAAGACTTCTTTCCGCGAGAGGCCCCATAAATAGTATAGCCATAGACAGAAGTGGTTACAATATGGTTACCGTGGGTGCAGATAAATCAATGAAAATTTGGGATATTAGAAACTTTAAGGAACTACATACAATAGAGAACCTTCCAACCCCAGGAACAAACGTTACAATTTCAGATACTGGACTATTGGCCATGACTAGAGGACCTCATGTGACTCTTTGGAAGGACGCCTTCAAATCACGACCTTGTTTTGGCTCTATGGGTGGTCAATCCAATAGAAATACACCTTACATGTCACAATTATTTCCAGGTAATAAAGTTAACAATCTGCAATTTGTTCCATTTGAGGATTTGCTAAGTGTTGGACATAATACTGGGATAACGAATCTAATTATTCCAGGTGCTGGTGAAGCTAATTATGATGCCTTGGAAATTAATCCATTCGAGACAACTAAACAAAGACAGGAACAAGAAGTCAGAACattgttgaataaattaCCTGCTGACACCATTACATTGGATCCAAATGTTATCGGTACTGTTGAGAAGGGTGCATCCACAACAAGATTATCTGCAAAGGATTTGGCTGAGATTACTaatcaatctttgaataaatctaaagaaaataaagatattcCAGATATAAAACCTGAGGTTAAGGGGAAGAATTCTGGTTTACGTTCTTTCTTGCGTAAGAAGACTCAAAatgttattgatgaaagaaAGGTGAGAGTGCAAAAGCAATTAGAAAAGGAGAAAGGTAATCGTAAAAGAATACAGCAAATTAAGAATGGTGAAATATCAGAGGATCACAAGGATCTCGTCGATGAAGCCTTGGGaagatttaattaa
- the NCAS0E03510 gene encoding uncharacterized protein (ancestral locus Anc_7.287) — translation MSNTPIVYYHPECTFCQIIHGDIPSLKLIETKYSYSFLDIEPTAEGHIIIIPKYHGAKLHNISDQYLVDILPIAKRFAKALELTAGEDELEGPGYNLLQSNGKIASQQIGHVHFHFIPKRDKETGLLIGWPAKKSDQEKLKDLQKKLMNSLEGD, via the coding sequence ATGTCTAACACGCCTATAGTTTATTACCACCCGGAGTGCACATTTTGTCAAATCATCCACGGCGACATTCCCTCTTTGAAACTCATTGAAactaaatattcttattcATTTTTGGACATTGAACCTACAGCAGAGGGTcacattattattatcccGAAATACCATGGTGCCAAATTACATAACATCTCAGATCAATATTTGGTGGACATCTTACCCATCGCTAAGAGATTTGCCAAAGCGTTAGAGTTAACTGCGGGcgaagatgaattagaagGCCCAGGATATAACTTATTACAAAGCAATGGGAAGATCGCTTCCCAGCAAATTGGACATGTCCATTTCCATTTTATCCCAAAGAGAGATAAAGAGACTGGTTTATTGATTGGTTGGCCTGCCAAGAAAAGTGATcaagagaaattgaaagatctACAGAAAAAACTAATGAATTCTTTGGAAGGTGATTAA
- the DLD2 gene encoding D-lactate dehydrogenase (ancestral locus Anc_7.286), whose protein sequence is MFKKAIVSIRYNSLKKSNFYYRSLSYTSERYPQVQRDTKFKRLNEDDISHFNSILSKDQILHATPDNPLIIYNEDWMKKYKGQSSLVLKPKTTTQVSQILAYCNKVQLAMVPQGGNTGLVGGSVPVFDEIILSLSNMNNIRSFDELTGVLKCDAGVILQNAMDYVSDKGHVIPLDLGAKGSCQMGGVVATNAGGLRFIKYGSLHGSVLGLEVVLPNGQILNSMKSLRKDNTGYDWKQLFIGSEGTLGIVTGVSILTAPKPKANNVAFLAVDSFSNVLEVFKRAKGELNEILSAFEFMDSTAEKLTEKYLPDLPFPLESDQEGNEPSFYVLIETSGSNKEHDDNKLESFLEKVMESELIVDGTIAQDETELTNLWNWREMIPESTQMNGGVYKYDVSLPLPDLYSLVEATNERLKKFNLMSETESSKPVIAAVGFGHIGDGNLHLNIAVREYNKEVEKVLEPFIYEFVSSKNGSISAEHGLGFQKKNYIKYSKNDNEIQIMKDIKREFDPNGILNPYKCV, encoded by the coding sequence ATGTTTAAGAAGGCAATAGTGTCAATAAGGTATAATTCACTCAAGAAGTCGAATTTCTATTATCGTTCACTTTCGTATACAAGCGAACGATATCCTCAAGTGCAAAGGGATACCAAATTTAAACGATTGAACGAAGATGACATTAGTCACTTCAATTCTATTCTTTCCAAGGATCAGATCTTGCATGCTACCCCAGATAATCCATTGATAATCTACAATGAGGAttggatgaagaaatataaaGGTCAATCTTCTTTAGTTTTGAAACCAAAGACTACAACACAAGTGTCTCAAATTTTGGCCTATTGTAATAAGGTACAGTTAGCCATGGTTCCACAAGGTGGTAATACGGGACTAGTTGGTGGGTCAGTCCCGgtttttgatgaaattattctgTCATTGTCAAATATGAACAATATCAGGTCTTTCGATGAACTTACCGGTGTCCTAAAATGTGATGCTGGTGTAATATTACAAAATGCCATGGATTATGTTTCTGATAAGGGACATGTTATTCCGTTGGATTTGGGAGCTAAGGGGTCTTGTCAAATGGGTGGTGTCGTGGCTACAAATGCTGGTGGATTAAGGTTTATTAAATATGGCTCCCTCCATGGATCTGTGTTAGGTTTGGAAGTCGTGTTACCGAATGGTCAGATACTAAATAGCATGAAGTCCCTGAGAAAAGATAACACTGGGTACGATTGGAAGCaattatttattggttCGGAAGGTACCTTGGGTATAGTTACTGGTGTTTCTATTTTGACTGCACCCAAACCAAAGGCAAATAATGTGGCATTCTTGGCTGTAGACAGTTTTTCCAACGTACTAGAAGTATTCAAAAGAGCCAAGGGcgaattgaatgaaatattgTCTGCTTTTGAATTTATGGATAGTACAGCAGAAAAACTGACTGAGAAGTACTTACCTGACTTACCCTTCCCCCTCGAAAGTGATCAAGAGGGTAATGAACCATCATTTTACGTATTAATTGAAACCTCAGGCTCTAACAAGGAACATGATGACAACAAGTTGGAAAGCTTTTTAGAGAAAGTTATGGAAAGTGAGTTAATTGTCGATGGGACCATCGCTCAGGATGAGACCGAGCTAACTAATTTATGGAATTGGAGGGAAATGATTCCAGAATCTACTCAGATGAATGGGGGTGTTTATAAGTATGATGTTTCGTTACCCTTACCTGACTTATATTCTTTGGTGGAAGCCACAAATGAAAGACTAAAGAAGTTTAATTTGATGAGTGAAACAGAGTCTTCGAAGCCAGTCATTGCTGCCGTTGGGTTTGGTCACATTGGTGATGGGAATTTGCATCTTAATATTGCAGTGAGAGAATATAACAAAGAGGTTGAAAAGGTCCTGGAACCGTTTATCTatgaatttgtttcttcaaaaaacGGATCCATTAGTGCAGAGCATGGTCTAGGCTTccagaaaaaaaattatatcaaatattctaaaaatgataacgaaattcaaataatgaaagatatAAAGAGGGAGTTTGATCCCAATGGGATTTTAAACCCGTATAAGTGTGTATAA
- the GID12 gene encoding Gid12p (ancestral locus Anc_7.283) has translation MSEKITFAVTTSYQKKGVQAGYKLFQLENNALTIRKVNHYANTEDNNTTVKTFCYLRPRNRPITPEHLQDRTSTVDCSDYMLIGKSDGYIDVIQDYQYKIENEITLEPKFVLACIPYIHEEDPRPDYMIFDLQFKNKLLYSVTSPGEVSIFILNLPDDYIQVQNSQPFQEIGKFTDMDERDEASYRNEEALFFNAIDYTERSPSTHICSFLLSWNYSEPNKIRVPETISKGTLPLQRWKNTPGCRVIYYTSIHIFLEQNISSFQINPLDRLSFFSVSPRSSITLRRIILPTSYVQFLERIRAIKEHLRSSTKEEEPIEIIQWDRLANQFGHDSFHDWILASFEDEQNHQQMLFSVFLGGRGTLSAKTAIVWKEKLGSMEDDLYRFFSRGGNDLLNSIDVDLDTLDFSSMTADTLEMDPRPLSRRRRLVRRARNFNFDTLSSTTLDDWNYATFLRDIRKNVFTVDFKIAHRREETLKNTLEKRSYLSRIHPTTTFLTDNYEELELISIDHYQKLSMFRPKFSDAPVSRFNYSGEDTKLSTIHPPDLLTTNIDTLSFKRAIMNLKVFQKLFIISDTLCMVITSGGVLLLDRHDFNDKKHLVGKDNNYRSVKIALYKIGFINDGLVLVSYFQQNLLANDYILIFTLVITTITNDIIVLKGSFGLGKRIGTIKVCDRLLVKKQNLHIDKLQIIDYQLSEKDSLQNKRKGSFSDDEIEKRLCL, from the coding sequence ATGTCAGAAAAAATAACATTTGCCGTTACCACCTCATATCAGAAAAAGGGAGTTCAAGCAGGTTATAAACTGTTTCAATTAGAAAATAATGCATTGACAATCAGAAAAGTGAATCATTATGCAAATActgaagataataatacaacaGTCAAAACATTTTGTTACCTAAGACCAAGAAATAGGCCTATTACCCCCGAACATTTACAAGATAGGACTTCTACCGTAGACTGTTCTGATTATATGCTCATTGGAAAATCAGATGGATATATTGATGTGATACAAGATTATCaatataaaattgaaaatgaaatcaCTTTAGAACCTAAGTTTGTCTTAGCTTGTATCCCCTATATTCATGAAGAAGATCCACGTCCCGACTATATGATTTTCGATTTACAATTCAAGAACAAACTACTGTATTCGGTCACTTCCCCGGGGGAAGTTTCTATTTTTATCCTTAACCTACCAGATGATTATATTCAAGTGCAGAATAGTCAAcctttccaagaaattggGAAATTTACCGACATGGATGAAAGGGATGAGGCATCATATCGAAATGAAGAAGCGCTATTTTTCAATGCCATTGATTATACTGAACGATCTCCCTCAACCCATATATGCAGTTTTTTATTATCTTGGAACTATTCGGAACCAAATAAAATACGTGTTCCAGAAACAATATCCAAGGGGACCTTGCCTCTTCAGAGATGGAAAAATACTCCAGGCTGCCGAGTTATATATTATACCTCCATTcatattttcttggaacAGAATATTTCTTCCTTTCAAATCAACCCATTGGATAGACTAAGCTTCTTTTCCGTTTCACCTAGGTCATCTATTACACTGAGAAGAATAATACTGCCGACTTCGTACGTGCAATTTCTGGAAAGAATAAGGGCAATAAAAGAGCATTTAAGGTCTTCAacaaaagaggaagaacccattgaaattattcaatggGATAGGTTAGCAAATCAGTTTGGTCATGATTCCTTCCATGATTGGATTCTGGCTTCATTTGAGGATGAGCAGAATCATCAGCAAATGCtcttttcagttttttTGGGTGGAAGAGGAACTCTTTCCGCAAAGACAGCTATTGTATGGAAAGAAAAACTAGGGAGTATGGAGGATGATTTATATCGTTTTTTCTCTCGTGGTGGTAATGATTTGCTTAATTCTATTGATGTTGATCTTGACACTTTAGATTTTAGCAGCATGACAGCTGATACACTGGAAATGGATCCTAGGCCTTTGAGTCGAAGGAGGCGATTGGTGAGAAGAGCTAGAAACTTTAATTTTGATACCCTCAGCTCAACCACTCTAGACGATTGGAATTATGCCACTTTTCTAAGAGACATCCGAAAAAATGTTTTCACAGTAGACTTCAAGATTGCTCACAGGAGGGAAGAGACTCTTAAAAATACGTTGGAAAAAAGAAGTTATTTAAGTAGAATTCACCCCACAACAACTTTCTTGACTGACAACTACGAAGAATTGGAACTTATAAGCATAgatcattatcaaaaacTGTCTATGTTTAGACCAAAGTTTTCAGATGCTCCAGTATCTAGGTTCAATTACTCTGGTGAAGACACCAAATTAAGCACAATACATCCCCCCGATTTATTGACCACTAATATTGATACTCTTTCATTTAAAAGGGCTATTATGAATCTAAAAGTATTTCAAAAACTATTCATTATTTCTGACACTTTATGCATGGTTATAACAAGTGGTGGGGTTTTGCTCTTAGACAGACATGACTTTAACGATAAAAAGCATTTAGTTGGGAAGGATAACAATTATCGCTCTGTCAAAATTGCACTGTATAAAATTGGGTTTATTAATGATGGTCTAGTGTTGGTTAGTTATTTTCAACAGAATTTATTAGCAAATGATTACATACTCATATTCACACTTGTTATCACGACTATTACTAATGATATTATTGTACTGAAGGGATCATTTGGTTTAGGGAAGAGAATAGGAACAATTAAAGTCTGTGATAGGTTATTAGTCAAGAAACAAAACTTACACATCGATAAACTACAGATAATTGATTATCAATTATCCGAAAAAGATTCTTTGCagaataaaagaaaaggatcATTTTCTGACGATGAAATTGAGAAAAGATTATGCTTATGA
- the NCAS0E03540 gene encoding uncharacterized protein, which yields MLFRTSTFAIFFLLTATITSLVGSIWRSDFDRVSGKLMEMYEANTCARFLQGGYSTDSLVDAQSSFNSLNQQLRDVKEKYSKQPAYLEVLSMVLKIKVKAFEGISPLRRSAAVDMKLLSRALSFALEFNPDSDADDGYSFKIRNQGVKNDGPADIQVAHTLASLTENNFQAADNDPVSRFEGHKKLYQEGAKTFEFMALIFGACIGLPGIMCQLFMIFGVGQLVRFFIHLIKFSFDLEIHP from the coding sequence ATGCTATTCAGAACCTCAACATTtgctattttttttcttttgacAGCAACCATCACCAGCCTGGTTGGTTCAATCTGGAGAAGTGATTTCGACAGGGTTTCCGGTAAGCTAATGGAGATGTATGAAGCCAATACCTGTGCGAGGTTCCTTCAGGGGGGATATTCTACCGACTCCCTTGTAGATGCCCAGTCCTCCTTCAATAGCCTCAACCAGCAATTGAGAGATGTGAAGGAAAAGTACAGCAAACAGCCTGCATACCTTGAGGTCCTGTCCATGGTCTTAAAAATAAAGGTAAAGGCGTTCGAGGGTATTTCCCCTTTGAGAAGATCTGCCGCCGTCGACATGAAGTTGCTATCAAGGGCCCTTTCTTTTGCATTGGAATTTAACCCGGACAGTGATGCTGATGATGGTTACAGCTTCAAAATAAGGAACCAAGGTGTCAAGAATGATGGGCCTGCCGATATCCAGGTAGCCCACACCTTAGCGTCATTGACCGAGAACAACTTTCAGGCAGCTGATAATGATCCTGTGAGTCGTTTTGAGGGTCACAAAAAACTATACCAGGAGGGCGCAAAGACATTTGAGTTTATGGCCCTCATATTTGGTGCTTGTATTGGTCTCCCAGGCATAATGTGCCAACTTTTTATGATCTTTGGTGTTGGTCAACTGGTCAGATTTTTTATTCACCTGATTAAGTTTTCGTTTGATTTGGAGATTCACCCTTAA
- the NCAS0E03550 gene encoding uncharacterized protein has translation MLFCKYTLYVVGALYSLAQVAHGIEITRDVVFNIPLIETDVIVDTGFGVSFMSKGSVPISMDGDITNNGVFCLGLTKFGTISSDSITNNGQMFLQTEDFAGSKGFQATNLLNNGFLSFTRNSFGSISITGSFINKGVIYINYPGGSVVLEGPTGGIVNDGVIEVEAGDIQYNITFSNIVGTGCINLQNPLPPIFDLSKPFNQTIYAAENDWLLFTGPQLAESIPVVRLPPDTTFTLLVGPPIRQGLSYNYSTVTGMLNITIHSGSFIFDVGPNLNESLFVASVCNNVGDGTLCLQMQSNSNAEMPSNCQSGVDAYKVATNLCPTKPALPAPLTIKASYEGNTITKIVSYETTLDTDGLPNTVTTTEYFIPSFSLPSPYTTTITNGFLTQTEVVSYFTTTGYLPHLTELTNLPFPGTTTSTISVPFSIPHPYTSTFTDLNMTVSEIISYYSTTGSDGKPATGTTTSTLTATSYITTTTTDYPMGTTHITKDYTSEGTWSSSVTYSTAVETYIIKILSTGTGIETLSTIY, from the coding sequence atGCTATTTTGCAAATATACACTCTATGTTGTGGGTGCGCTCTATTCGTTGGCACAAGTTGCCCACGgtattgaaattacaagAGACGTGGTATTTAATATCCCACTAATTGAGACGGACGTAATAGTCGACACCGGATTTGGTGTCTCGTTTATGAGTAAAGGGAGTgtaccaatttcaatggatgGTGATATAACTAACAACGGTGTCTTTTGCCTTGGTTTAACCAAATTTGGTACCATTTCCTCTGATAGCATTACAAACAACGGTCAGATGTTTCTACAAACTGAGGATTTTGCGGGCTCAAAAGGTTTCCAGGCCACAAACTTATTGAATAATGGGTTTCTATCTTTTACACGTAATAGTTTTGGTAGTATCTCGATTACTGGAAGCTTTATCAACAAAGGTGTGATTTATATTAATTATCCTGGTGGCTCTGTTGTGCTTGAAGGACCTACAGGTGGGATTGTTAATGATGGTGTCATAGAAGTTGAGGCGGGAGATATACAATATAACATAACATTTTCGAACATTGTTGGAACAGGTTGTATAAATCTCCAAAACCCCCTTCCGCCAATATTCGATCTCTCTAAACCATTTAACCAAACAATATACGCTGCAGAAAATGATTGGCTATTATTTACAGGACCGCAACTTGCAGAATCTATTCCGGTGGTGAGACTTCCCCCGGACACTACTTTTACTTTACTAGTGGGGCCACCAATTCGCCAAGGACTATCATATAATTATAGTACTGTCACCGGTATGCTAAATATAACTATTCATTCAGGgtcttttatttttgatgTAGGTCCCAACTTGAATGAAAGCCTGTTTGTGGCCTCGGTATGCAATAATGTTGGAGATGGAACCCTCTGTCTACAGATGCAATCTAATTCTAATGCAGAAATGCCATCCAATTGCCAATCAGGTGTTGACGCATACAAGGTAGCTACTAACCTTTGCCCTACTAAGCCGGCTCTTCCTGCACCTTTAACCATCAAAGCTTCATACGAGGGCAATACTATAACCAAGATAGTGTCCTATGAGACAACCTTGGATACTGATGGGCTGCCAAATACTGTTACTACAACGGAATATTTTATCCCATCGTTCAGTCTACCATCTCCATATACTACTACTATAACCAACGGCTTCCTGACACAAACAGAAGTAGTGAGCTATTTTACTACAACGGGGTATCTTCCACATTTAACTGAATTGACAAACCTTCCATTCCCAGGGACAACAACTTCGACAATCAGTGTTCCATTTTCGATACCACATCCGTATACTAGCACGTTTACTGATCTTAACATGACAGTGTCGGAAATTATTTCGTATTATTCCACAACGGGTAGTGACGGTAAACCTGCCACAGGGACCACAACTAGTACCCTTACTGCAACAAGCTATATaactacaacaacaacagattATCCAATGGGCACGACACATATTACCAAGGATTACACATCAGAAGGTACGTGGTCCAGTTCAGTGACCTATTCTACTGCAGTGGAGACGTacattatcaaaatattgtCCACGGGGACaggaattgaaactttatctacaatttattaa
- the NCAS0E03560 gene encoding uncharacterized protein (ancestral locus Anc_7.281), with amino-acid sequence MVPCNESNVDVKGSLNENTGNHSSAKLNRCRLCKKKTHPSNMCSGIWRTYILTNDARKRLLPLHKVFCFKCGRKGHFGDDCNDRKVSKIPKFEESAFSGNNLCDILKKEYFDLLELQERDRLLESVTDIGKNNLSYKKLLNDRISKRHRESSKTRRRKVSNFYRPTYQNK; translated from the coding sequence atGGTACCATGCAATGAATCTAATGTTGATGTTAAAGGTAGTCTAAATGAAAATACAGGAAACCACAGTTCTGCAAAATTGAATAGATGTCGGTTGTGTAAAAAGAAAACACATCCTTCCAACATGTGTTCTGGAATATGGCGCACATATATTCTGACAAATGATGCAAGAAAACGGTTGTTACCCTTACATAAAGTTTTCTGCTTCAAGTGTGGCCGTAAGGGTCATTTTGGTGATGATTGTAACGATAGGAAAGTATCAAAGATCCCGaagtttgaagaaagtgCATTTTCCGGTAACAATCTTTGTGATATTCTAAAGAAAGAGTACTTTGATCTATTGGAACTCCAAGAAAGAGATCGTTTATTAGAGAGCGTAACAGACATAggtaaaaataatttatcgTATAAGAAACTACTGAACGACAGAATATCTAAAAGACACAGGGAAAGTAGcaaaacaagaagaagaaaagtaTCTAATTTTTATCGGCCAACTTAccaaaataaatga
- the GET2 gene encoding GET complex subunit GET2 (ancestral locus Anc_7.277) yields the protein MSELSESEKRRILRERRQKKFAQGGATSRLNKITGQAESHLSTESPLDTPKQKITSPVLETVGAPREASIPTTNKDANADPQVELLKKLADMQNQDQSTPDLFSLLGSLKEGMNDNSTGATPVQPVNLVDQEMLAYHDYLVNRLKAFTILIKWLVLLPYIYFLTKSAYSSAPISFFTTPSNFFMIFTSFEIIATSIYYQKLQSIEKANKVNTMHQNSKIVKLVSLIPEGIVPIPDLTGKVVLALQYWDVLSMFITDICFVIIAMGLCSYFV from the coding sequence ATGAGTGAATTATCTGAATCTGAGAAACGTAGGATCTTGAGGGAAAGAAgacaaaagaaatttgcTCAAGGTGGAGCTACTTCCAGATTGAACAAAATTACAGGTCAGGCAGAAAGTCATTTAAGTACAGAATCACCATTAGATACACCAAAACAGAAGATAACCTCCCCAGTATTAGAAACTGTTGGAGCTCCTAGGGAAGCTTCAataccaacaacaaataagGATGCCAATGCTGATCCACAAGTAGAATTACTTAAGAAACTAGCTGATATGCAGAACCAAGATCAATCTACACCTGACTTGTTCTCCTTGTTGGGGTCTTTAAAAGAGGGAATGAATGATAATTCAACAGGTGCCACACCTGTTCAACCAGTTAATCTTGTGGACCAAGAAATGTTAGCCTATCATGACTACCTAGTGAACAGGTTAAAGGCTTTCACCATTCTGATCAAATGGTTAGTTCTATTACCTTACATTTACTTTTTGACCAAGAGTGCTTATTCTTCAGCACCAATCTCGTTCTTCACCACACcatccaatttctttatgATATTCAcatcatttgaaataattgcAACGTCTATCTACTATCAAAAATTACAATCCATTGAGAAGGCCAATAAAGTGAACACGATGCATCAAAATAGCAAGATAGTTAAACTAGTGTCATTAATCCCGGAGGGAATCGTACCAATTCCAGATTTGACGGGAAAAGTGGTCCTGGCACTGCAGTACTGGGATGTTTTATCCATGTTCATTACTGACATTTGCTTTGTCATTATAGCCATGGGCCTTTGTTCTTATTTTGTCTGA